In Candidatus Parvarchaeota archaeon, a single window of DNA contains:
- a CDS encoding phosphoglucosamine mutase (catalyzes the interconversion of alpha-D-mannose 1-phosphate to alpha-D-mannose 6-phosphate and alpha-D-glucose 1-phosphate to alpha-D-glucose 6-phosphate) yields MELSFGTNGVRGTFDRLTPLEAVKFSRAFGQWVQQTLGKKPSIILACDHRLTSPLLHSAALSGLLSSGADVIDIGLAPSPTAELMIHRLGAQGALVVTASHNPPEWNALKFVDWDGVAISRERGGQISKLLQSKGAQSLKIGRTSAYPGALDAHRQTILNSVDKQVFAGRQLKVVIDCANGTASLVAPYVFGDLGCTVITLNSHIDGTFPGRPSEPTEANLKDLKAAVVASKADLGIAFDGDSDRVIFIDEKGGFVVGDKGFALSL; encoded by the coding sequence ATGGAACTTTCATTTGGCACAAACGGCGTGAGGGGCACATTTGACAGGCTCACGCCACTAGAGGCAGTAAAATTTTCAAGGGCATTTGGCCAATGGGTGCAGCAAACCCTGGGCAAAAAACCCTCAATAATCCTTGCCTGCGACCACAGGCTGACAAGCCCGCTTCTTCACAGTGCAGCCCTAAGCGGCCTACTCTCCTCCGGCGCTGATGTTATTGACATCGGTCTTGCCCCCTCGCCTACAGCCGAGCTGATGATTCACAGGCTTGGCGCGCAGGGGGCCTTGGTTGTCACTGCCTCGCACAACCCGCCTGAGTGGAATGCCTTGAAGTTTGTGGACTGGGACGGAGTTGCAATCTCAAGGGAGCGCGGGGGGCAAATATCAAAATTGCTGCAAAGCAAGGGCGCACAAAGCCTGAAAATAGGCAGAACAAGCGCGTATCCAGGGGCACTTGATGCGCACAGGCAGACAATCCTAAATAGCGTTGACAAACAGGTTTTTGCAGGCAGGCAGCTCAAGGTAGTCATTGATTGCGCAAACGGCACTGCTTCTCTTGTTGCCCCATATGTGTTTGGCGACCTGGGCTGCACTGTAATCACGCTAAACAGCCACATTGACGGGACTTTTCCAGGCAGGCCCTCGGAGCCGACGGAGGCAAACCTCAAAGACCTGAAAGCCGCAGTAGTTGCAAGCAAGGCCGACTTGGGCATTGCCTTTGACGGGGACTCTGACAGGGTGATATTCATTGACGAGAAGGGCGGGTTTGTGGTAGGGGACAAGGGCTTTGCCCTCTCGCTTCA